A stretch of the Rosa rugosa chromosome 5, drRosRugo1.1, whole genome shotgun sequence genome encodes the following:
- the LOC133709789 gene encoding 2-hydroxyisoflavanone dehydratase-like, producing the protein MMSNASSFLGISTNTIRAPIHYPVLQKLLSIFSNGFHYQRNRLRFSSSYHSLQRSQSHGLTICDPISSKPRNKFLLQTHHQCSRSETIDSVPKEIDTELLPFLRIYKDGSVERLMGSPYVPPTLDDPDSGVSSKDITISQNPLISARLFLPKLNEPHKKIPILVYYHGGAFCVESAFSFDHHRFLNSLVSQAKVVAVSVEYRMAPEHSLPIAYDDSWAALNWVALHFADNGITEEPWLINHGDPNRLFLGGDSAGANIAHNVAMRVGKEGLPNGINLLGVFLTHPFFWGSKPIEGDACEEPEKDLACLVWDMAYPSAPGGIDNPVINPVAPEAPSLAGLGCSRVLVSVSENDELRHRGLGYYEAVKRSGFEGEAELVEVEGEDHAFHILKFETRKAKELTKKLADFLLK; encoded by the coding sequence ATGATGTCAAACGCTTCTTCCTTTCTAGGCATATCAACAAACACCATTCGTGCACCAATCCATTATCCTGTACTTCAAAAACTTCTCTCTATCTTCTCTAATGGCTTCCACTACCAAAGAAACCGCCTCAGATTTTCTTCCTCTTATCACAGTCTTCAAAGATCACAGAGTCATGGGCTCACCATATGTGACCCCATCtcttcaaaacccagaaacaaattTCTTCTCCAAACTCATCACCAATGCAGTCGCAGTGAGACCATCGATTCCGTTCCCAAGGAGATAGACACAGAGCTTCTCCCATTTCTCAGAATCTACAAAGACGGCTCTGTTGAACGACTCATGGGCTCCCCATATGTACCCCCAACACTTGATGACCCAGATTCAGGAGTGTCATCAAAAGACATCACAATTTCACAAAATCCTTTGATTTCTGCCAGACTCTTCCTCCCAAAACTCAATGAGCCTCACAAGAAAATACCCATATTGGTTTACTACCACGGTGGAGCTTTCTGCGTCGAATCCGCCTTCTCTTTTGATCACCACAGGTTTCTCAACAGCTTGGTGTCCCAAGCCAAAGTTGTTGCTGTGTCAGTCGAGTACAGAATGGCTCCTGAGCACTCTCTCCCCATTGCATATGACGATAGCTGGGCTGcactgaattgggttgccttgCATTTTGCTGATAATGGCATTACTGAAGAGCCCTGGTTGATCAATCACGGCGACCCGAATCGGTTATTTCTGGGTGGTGATAGTGCAGGAGCCAACATTGCTCATAACGTGGCAATGAGAGTTGGGAAAGAAGGATTGCCTAATGGTATAAACTTGTTGGGAGTCTTTCTTACACACCCTTTTTTTTGGGGCTCCAAGCCAATTGAGGGAGACGCTTGTGAAGAGCCTGAGAAGGATTTGGCTTGTTTGGTTTGGGACATGGCATACCCTTCAGCGCCTGGTGGGATTGATAATCCAGTGATCAATCCTGTTGCTCCAGAAGCACCAAGCTTGGCTGGACTTGGTTGTTCAAGGGTGCTTGTTAGTGTTTCTGAGAATGATGAGCTGAGGCATAGAGGTCTGGGTTACTATGAGGCAGTGAAAAGAAGTGGGTTTGAAGGTGAAGCAGAGTTGGTTGAAGTGGAAGGAGAGGATCATGcatttcatattttgaaatttgagaCTCGGAAAGCTAAGGAATTGACAAAAAAGTTGGCTGATTTCCTCCTCAAGTGA